The sequence below is a genomic window from SAR324 cluster bacterium.
ACACAATGGTCTGGAATCATCCCCGCACTGATTGCTGGAAAGTTTGATGTGATCATCGGAGGAATGAGTGTAACTCCTCAGCGTAACCTCACCATCAACTTCACCGCTCCTTATGCTCACTCCGGGATGGGGATTGCTGCCAGTAAGAAACTGGCTGGTGATTTTGCTTGGCCAGAAGGTTTTAATCGATCTGATGTGATCTTTGTGTGCCGACGTGGAGTCACTCCCTGTACGGATGCAGTGGAAACAATATGGCCGAAAGCTAAGATTCGTCAATTTGACGATGACACGATGGCCTTTCAGGAAGTCGTGAATGGTAACGCTCACGCTACTCTCTCCAGTCATCCGAAGCCTGTGAAATGGACCTACCGCTATCAAGATGCGCTCTACATGCCGACCACGGAAAACCTGTCCAAGGGAGATGAGGCCTTTGGAATTCGCAAGGGCGATCCAGATGCGCTGAATTTCTTCTCTAATTGGATTATGGTCAACACCAGTAACGGATGGCTTGAAAAGCGCCATCATCACTGGTTTAAGACGATGGACTGGGCAGATCAAGTCGATCAGTAGTAATTCTATCCGGTAGGAGAAGGCCCTATGGGAAACTTCTCCTGCCAGTATGTGTGATCACATGTCTCGATCTACCTCACGCTATCGCTGGTCTTGGGTAGACTCAGTTGTTCTGCTGGGAATTATTGGGTTTTTTGGTTTCATCGGCTACCGGGTCAATACCGTGTTGGTCTACCAATGGGACTGGGGCTTCCTACCCGGTTACTTGTTCCGCTGGGACGAAGAAACTCAATCACTGCTGCCAAATTTATTGGTCAAGGGCCTGCTGACGACACTTCGGTTGGCCTTCTGGAGCATCATCCTGGCGACACTAATCGGCT
It includes:
- a CDS encoding transporter substrate-binding domain-containing protein encodes the protein MKVVKTALTLLLALLLMIPAYTALAGETQQQLTAESVIETIKKRGKLMVGMSTFVPWAMRNKQGELIGFEIDVAKKVAEDMGVDIEFVPTQWSGIIPALIAGKFDVIIGGMSVTPQRNLTINFTAPYAHSGMGIAASKKLAGDFAWPEGFNRSDVIFVCRRGVTPCTDAVETIWPKAKIRQFDDDTMAFQEVVNGNAHATLSSHPKPVKWTYRYQDALYMPTTENLSKGDEAFGIRKGDPDALNFFSNWIMVNTSNGWLEKRHHHWFKTMDWADQVDQ